One part of the Mangrovibacillus cuniculi genome encodes these proteins:
- the gatC gene encoding Asp-tRNA(Asn)/Glu-tRNA(Gln) amidotransferase subunit GatC: MTKISKDQVKHVAHLARLELDDQQVDKFAEQLGSIIGFVEQLNELDTTGVEPTTHVLTLKNVMREDKSIAGLPREEVLKNAPDHQDGQVRVPSILE, translated from the coding sequence ATGACAAAGATTTCAAAAGATCAAGTAAAGCACGTTGCTCATCTTGCTCGTCTAGAATTAGATGATCAACAAGTGGATAAATTTGCAGAACAACTTGGTTCCATTATTGGATTTGTGGAACAGTTAAATGAATTAGACACAACTGGTGTAGAACCAACTACACACGTTCTTACGCTAAAAAATGTGATGCGTGAAGATAAATCAATTGCTGGATTGCCACGTGAAGAAGTATTAAAAAATGCACCAGATCATCAAGATGGACAAGTTCGTGTTCCATCCATTTTAGAATAA
- the gatA gene encoding Asp-tRNA(Asn)/Glu-tRNA(Gln) amidotransferase subunit GatA has protein sequence MSLFDQRLSQTMEQLHKKEISVTDLVNESYTRINAVEDKVKAFITLDEENARAKAKELDELLGTDEAKGLLFGMPIGVKDNIVTKGLRTTAASKILENFDPIYDATVVRKLEEAGSITIGKLNMDEFAMGSSTENSAYNKTRNPWNLDAVPGGSSGGSAAAVAAGEVPFSLGSDTGGSIRQPASFCGVVGLKPTYGRVSRYGLIAFASSLDQIGPITRSVEDNAYLLQAIAGHDPQDMTSYPAEVPNYTEALTGDIKGLRIAVPKEYLGEGVQEEVRQSVLDALKVLEGLGATWEEVSLPHSKYGVATYYLLSSSEASANLARFDGVRYGYRSPNAENLLEIYKKTRAEGFGDEVKRRIMLGTFALSSGFYDAYYRKAQQARTLIKKDFEDVFEKYDVIVGPTTPTPAFNVGEKISDPLTMYANDILTIPVNLAGVPGISVPCGFSNGLPLGLQIIGRHFDEATLYKVAHAYEQATSFHKEKPNL, from the coding sequence ATGTCGTTATTTGATCAACGTTTGTCCCAAACAATGGAACAACTACATAAAAAAGAAATTAGTGTAACGGATTTAGTCAACGAGTCGTATACACGTATTAACGCTGTGGAAGACAAAGTAAAAGCTTTTATCACGTTAGACGAAGAAAACGCTCGTGCGAAAGCAAAGGAATTAGACGAGCTTTTAGGCACGGATGAGGCGAAAGGCCTTTTATTCGGTATGCCTATCGGTGTGAAGGATAACATTGTGACAAAAGGGCTTCGCACAACAGCTGCGAGTAAAATTTTAGAGAACTTTGACCCAATTTATGATGCAACAGTTGTTCGTAAATTAGAGGAAGCAGGTTCTATTACAATCGGTAAATTAAACATGGACGAGTTTGCAATGGGTTCTTCTACAGAAAACTCTGCGTATAACAAAACTCGTAACCCATGGAATTTAGATGCTGTACCAGGAGGATCTTCCGGGGGCTCTGCAGCAGCGGTAGCAGCTGGAGAAGTACCTTTCTCACTAGGTTCTGACACAGGTGGTTCGATTCGTCAGCCAGCTTCTTTCTGTGGTGTGGTTGGACTAAAACCTACATACGGCCGTGTGTCTCGTTATGGACTTATTGCGTTTGCTTCTTCTTTAGATCAAATTGGACCAATTACACGATCTGTTGAAGATAATGCGTACTTATTACAAGCGATTGCGGGACATGACCCTCAAGACATGACTTCTTATCCTGCGGAAGTTCCAAACTATACAGAAGCTCTAACTGGTGACATCAAAGGACTTCGTATCGCTGTACCTAAAGAATATTTAGGTGAAGGTGTACAAGAGGAAGTACGTCAATCTGTTTTAGATGCGCTTAAAGTTCTTGAAGGACTTGGAGCTACTTGGGAAGAAGTATCTCTTCCGCATTCTAAATACGGTGTGGCTACGTATTACTTACTTTCTTCTTCAGAAGCATCTGCAAACCTAGCGCGTTTTGACGGCGTACGTTACGGGTACCGTTCTCCAAATGCAGAGAACTTATTAGAAATTTATAAAAAGACTCGTGCAGAAGGATTTGGAGACGAAGTAAAACGTCGTATCATGCTTGGTACGTTTGCTCTTAGCTCTGGTTTCTACGATGCTTACTATCGTAAAGCGCAACAAGCACGTACGTTAATCAAAAAAGACTTTGAAGATGTATTCGAAAAGTATGATGTGATTGTTGGACCTACAACACCAACACCTGCATTCAACGTTGGAGAGAAAATTTCTGACCCATTAACGATGTATGCAAATGATATTTTAACAATCCCAGTTAACCTTGCAGGAGTGCCAGGTATCTCTGTACCATGTGGATTCTCTAACGGTTTACCACTAGGATTACAAATTATCGGACGTCATTTTGATGAAGCTACACTATATAAAGTTGCACATGCATATGAGCAAGCAACTTCATTCCATAAAGAAAAGCCAAACTTGTAA
- the gatB gene encoding Asp-tRNA(Asn)/Glu-tRNA(Gln) amidotransferase subunit GatB has translation MNFETIIGLEVHVELKTDSKMFSPAPNHFGSEPNANTNVIDLGYPGVLPVVNQTAIDWGMKAALALNMEIARDTKFDRKNYFYPDNPKAYQISQFDQPIGYNGWIEIEVNGEKKKIGITRLHLEEDAGKLTHSGNGYSLVDYNRQGTPLIEIVSEPDIRTPEEAYAYLEKLKSIIQYTGVSDCKMEEGSLRCDANISLRPYGQEKFGTKTELKNLNSFNFVRKGLEHEQVRQAKVLLSGGVIDQETRRFDESTGKTILMRVKEGSDDYRYFPEPDLVHLQIDDAWIDRVRAEIPELPDARKARYVNELGLPAYDAMVLTLTKDMSDFFEATVNEGADAKLASNWLMGEVSAYLNSAQKELKDSALTPEGLAKMIKLIEDGTLSSKLAKKVFKTLAEKGGDPEKIVKEQGLVQISDEGVLRPMISEVLDANPQSIEDFKNGKDRAIGFLVGQIMKKSKGQANPPMVNKILLEEIQKR, from the coding sequence ATGAACTTTGAAACGATTATTGGTCTAGAAGTACACGTAGAGTTAAAAACAGATTCTAAAATGTTTTCACCAGCACCGAATCACTTCGGTTCTGAACCAAATGCAAACACAAACGTAATCGACTTAGGATATCCAGGAGTTCTTCCGGTAGTGAACCAAACGGCGATCGACTGGGGAATGAAAGCAGCTCTAGCGTTAAACATGGAGATTGCACGTGATACGAAGTTCGACCGTAAAAACTACTTCTATCCAGATAACCCGAAAGCATATCAGATTTCTCAATTTGACCAACCAATCGGCTACAACGGCTGGATTGAAATCGAAGTAAACGGAGAAAAGAAAAAAATCGGTATCACTCGTCTTCATTTAGAAGAAGACGCAGGAAAACTAACGCACTCTGGCAATGGTTATTCTTTAGTAGACTACAACCGTCAAGGAACGCCTCTAATTGAGATCGTTTCGGAGCCAGATATTCGTACGCCAGAAGAGGCATATGCATACCTTGAAAAACTAAAATCTATTATCCAATATACAGGTGTTTCAGACTGTAAAATGGAAGAAGGATCTCTTCGTTGTGATGCGAACATTTCTCTTCGTCCATACGGTCAAGAGAAATTCGGTACAAAAACAGAGCTAAAGAACTTAAACTCGTTCAACTTTGTCCGTAAAGGATTAGAGCATGAGCAAGTGCGCCAAGCAAAAGTTCTTTTATCAGGTGGAGTAATTGACCAAGAAACACGTCGTTTCGATGAGTCTACTGGGAAAACAATCTTGATGCGTGTAAAAGAAGGATCTGACGATTACCGTTACTTCCCAGAGCCAGACTTAGTTCACCTTCAAATTGATGATGCATGGATTGACCGTGTTCGTGCGGAAATCCCTGAGCTTCCAGATGCTCGTAAAGCTCGCTATGTAAATGAGCTCGGCTTACCTGCTTACGATGCAATGGTACTAACGTTAACAAAAGACATGTCTGACTTCTTTGAAGCAACAGTTAACGAAGGCGCTGATGCGAAGTTAGCATCTAACTGGCTAATGGGTGAAGTATCTGCATACTTAAACTCTGCGCAAAAAGAGCTAAAAGACAGTGCGTTAACGCCAGAAGGACTTGCGAAAATGATTAAGCTTATTGAAGACGGTACGCTATCTTCTAAGCTTGCGAAAAAAGTATTTAAAACACTTGCAGAAAAAGGTGGAGACCCAGAGAAGATTGTAAAAGAACAAGGGCTTGTTCAAATCTCTGACGAAGGTGTCTTACGCCCGATGATCTCTGAAGTGCTTGATGCGAACCCGCAATCTATCGAAGACTTCAAAAACGGTAAGGACCGTGCCATCGGCTTCTTAGTAGGCCAAATCATGAAAAAATCCAAAGGCCAAGCAAATCCGCCAATGGTAAATAAAATTCTTTTAGAAGAAATTCAAAAGAGATAA
- a CDS encoding thioredoxin family protein, whose product MLKQHFENGLIPENYMNRMEKLQEPFMKVYEQFTVPTNDQSFWDDVAKREWNAVVITEDWCGDAMMNVPIFFRITEAANIPTRVVYRDSTELIDHYLTNGTAKAIPIMVVFDEEGKEVAKWGPRAPEAQAFVDQQRATLPPKEAENFEEATKELYAGIQQKYVSDKELWNAVYESMKRIF is encoded by the coding sequence ATGCTAAAACAACATTTTGAAAACGGACTAATTCCGGAAAATTACATGAACAGAATGGAAAAGTTACAAGAACCTTTTATGAAAGTATACGAACAGTTCACGGTTCCAACTAATGACCAATCATTCTGGGATGATGTTGCTAAACGAGAATGGAACGCAGTAGTGATTACAGAAGACTGGTGTGGAGACGCGATGATGAATGTCCCGATTTTCTTCAGAATCACAGAAGCAGCTAACATCCCAACGCGAGTAGTGTATCGTGATTCCACAGAATTAATCGATCACTACTTAACAAATGGAACGGCGAAAGCAATTCCCATTATGGTAGTCTTTGACGAAGAAGGAAAAGAAGTAGCAAAATGGGGACCACGTGCGCCAGAAGCGCAAGCATTTGTTGATCAACAGCGAGCAACATTACCGCCAAAAGAGGCAGAGAACTTTGAAGAAGCAACGAAAGAGTTGTATGCTGGAATACAGCAAAAGTATGTCTCTGATAAGGAACTTTGGAATGCCGTGTATGAAAGTATGAAGCGTATATTTTGA
- a CDS encoding arylamine N-acetyltransferase, with the protein MEKAVERYLQGLRMKKEVPTVNYLQRLIQQQLSRVPYENFSKFHYAVEGILVPSFERYVDEALRRGWGGTCYTLNFNFARLLTYLGFDVHLVRVNPGHVGLQVILENRAFYVDVGYGSPLMKPIELESRREQTMQGFGEKIRFIQSGDNRYTIERSFNGKVFVTKEIEWTALQEEDFIEDMKASYRDDVENVTMNRLTAVRFSGNECYFLRNDTIKIMTYRARRELKLKDEQRWLHTVQQVYQVDEETLKSAVGVLKEKELDLFLS; encoded by the coding sequence TTGGAGAAAGCAGTAGAGCGCTATTTACAAGGGTTGCGTATGAAAAAAGAAGTGCCTACCGTGAACTATTTACAACGATTAATCCAACAGCAACTAAGTCGAGTGCCATACGAGAATTTTAGTAAATTTCACTATGCGGTAGAAGGAATTTTGGTTCCAAGTTTTGAGCGATATGTAGACGAAGCATTACGCCGTGGTTGGGGTGGGACATGTTACACATTGAATTTCAACTTTGCCAGGTTATTAACGTACTTAGGGTTCGACGTCCACTTAGTTCGCGTTAATCCTGGACATGTAGGACTTCAAGTAATACTAGAGAACCGGGCGTTCTATGTCGATGTTGGGTATGGTTCTCCTCTAATGAAGCCGATCGAACTAGAAAGTCGTCGGGAACAAACGATGCAAGGATTCGGTGAAAAAATCCGTTTTATCCAATCCGGTGACAACCGATACACGATTGAAAGATCCTTTAATGGAAAAGTATTCGTTACCAAAGAAATTGAGTGGACTGCCTTGCAGGAAGAGGACTTTATAGAAGATATGAAGGCTTCCTATAGAGACGACGTAGAAAACGTGACGATGAACCGTCTAACAGCAGTTCGTTTTAGTGGCAACGAGTGTTACTTTTTAAGAAATGACACAATAAAGATCATGACGTATCGCGCACGCCGAGAATTAAAACTAAAAGACGAGCAACGATGGCTACATACAGTACAACAAGTGTATCAAGTGGACGAAGAGACATTAAAAAGTGCCGTCGGAGTCTTGAAAGAGAAGGAACTAGATTTATTTTTATCTTAA
- a CDS encoding diacylglycerol kinase, whose amino-acid sequence MKRARIIYNPTSGRELFKKHLPEVLDKLENAGYETSCHATKCEGDATEAAKAAAERGFDLVIAAGGDGTINEVVNGLADFENRPKLGIVPMGTTNDFARALHIPRDVHQAINIIVKGDTLPVDIGKMNDRYFINIAGGGRLTELTYEVPSKLKTMLGALAYYLKGIEMLPSIRASHVKIEYDNEVFEGEVMLFLVGLTNSVGGFEKLAPDASINDGLFTLLILKKTSLADFIRIATLAVRGEHIYDDHVIYTKANRINVTTTEEKVQLNLDGEFGGVLPAQFTNLYRHFEVFVPIENVRPQDQI is encoded by the coding sequence ATGAAAAGAGCTAGAATTATCTATAATCCCACGTCTGGACGAGAACTTTTTAAAAAACATTTACCGGAAGTATTAGATAAATTAGAGAATGCAGGGTACGAAACATCTTGTCATGCAACAAAATGTGAAGGGGACGCTACGGAAGCTGCTAAAGCTGCTGCTGAGCGAGGATTTGATTTAGTTATTGCCGCTGGTGGAGATGGGACCATTAACGAAGTGGTGAACGGTCTTGCTGATTTTGAAAATAGGCCGAAGCTTGGTATTGTTCCGATGGGTACAACAAATGACTTTGCACGTGCATTACACATTCCAAGAGATGTACATCAAGCGATCAACATCATTGTAAAAGGTGATACGCTTCCAGTGGATATTGGGAAAATGAATGATCGCTACTTTATCAACATCGCTGGTGGAGGACGTCTGACGGAGCTAACGTATGAAGTTCCTAGTAAATTAAAAACTATGCTAGGGGCACTAGCTTACTACTTAAAAGGAATCGAAATGCTTCCTTCTATCCGTGCTTCGCATGTGAAAATTGAATATGATAACGAAGTATTCGAAGGAGAAGTGATGCTTTTCCTAGTTGGATTAACAAATTCCGTAGGTGGATTTGAAAAGCTTGCACCAGATGCTTCTATTAATGATGGTCTCTTTACTTTGCTAATTCTAAAGAAAACGTCTTTAGCGGACTTTATTCGAATTGCGACATTAGCTGTAAGAGGTGAACATATCTATGATGATCATGTAATCTATACAAAAGCTAATCGTATCAATGTTACTACGACAGAAGAAAAAGTACAGTTAAACTTGGATGGAGAATTCGGTGGAGTCTTGCCAGCACAATTTACGAACTTGTATCGTCATTTTGAAGTGTTTGTTCCAATCGAAAACGTGAGACCTCAAGATCAGATATAA
- a CDS encoding YdcF family protein, with protein sequence MFRLIKKIITVVMIICISFVGYATWSVWDYGKEREVEEADAAIILGAAEWNGKPSPVYEQRILHGISLFEEEKVDKLIFTGGRGTGSDFSEAEAGRNFAIEQGVPAHAILLENESQVTQENLRNAKNLVDQQGLESVVLVSDPYHMKRASLLAEYVGLDAQPSPTPTSAYQTNETKIPFFIKEVVYVMGYMIAFPAESILGEENDLDSVVAKARTWVDEVEKQITK encoded by the coding sequence ATGTTTCGTTTGATTAAAAAAATCATTACAGTTGTGATGATCATTTGTATTAGCTTTGTCGGATACGCTACGTGGAGTGTATGGGACTATGGAAAAGAAAGAGAAGTTGAAGAGGCGGATGCAGCAATTATACTTGGTGCTGCCGAGTGGAATGGAAAGCCATCTCCTGTCTATGAACAACGAATTCTTCATGGTATCTCTCTTTTTGAAGAAGAGAAAGTGGATAAGTTGATATTTACGGGTGGAAGAGGAACAGGTAGTGATTTTTCGGAAGCAGAAGCAGGTAGAAATTTTGCCATAGAACAAGGGGTTCCTGCTCATGCGATTTTACTAGAAAATGAATCACAAGTCACGCAGGAAAACTTGCGTAATGCCAAAAACTTAGTAGATCAACAAGGTCTAGAAAGTGTCGTATTAGTAAGTGACCCTTATCACATGAAACGAGCTAGTCTTCTGGCAGAATATGTTGGTCTGGATGCTCAACCATCCCCAACTCCGACATCTGCTTATCAAACAAATGAAACAAAGATCCCTTTCTTTATTAAAGAAGTTGTGTACGTAATGGGTTATATGATTGCTTTCCCTGCAGAATCCATCTTAGGCGAAGAGAATGATTTAGATTCTGTTGTGGCGAAAGCTAGAACCTGGGTTGATGAAGTGGAAAAGCAAATAACCAAGTAA
- a CDS encoding GNAT family N-acetyltransferase yields MMLQIKIDDELSLRILEERHAEDLFAAVDNCRTYLREWLPWVDATRTVRDSKDYIKFGLKKFADGQGPEFGIWYKGELAGVIGLHYIHWQNKKSSIGYWLSEKFQGKGIMSRANEAMLSYIFEELDLNRVEIRVATENKKSEAIPERLGFELEGIARKSEIIYGRTVDHKVFAKVRD; encoded by the coding sequence ATGATGTTGCAAATTAAAATTGACGACGAGTTAAGCCTACGGATTTTGGAGGAAAGGCACGCAGAGGATTTATTTGCTGCTGTTGATAACTGCCGTACATATCTACGCGAGTGGTTACCGTGGGTGGATGCAACCAGAACAGTGCGAGATTCCAAAGACTATATTAAGTTTGGGTTAAAGAAATTCGCAGACGGTCAAGGTCCTGAGTTTGGGATATGGTACAAAGGGGAACTGGCTGGAGTTATCGGATTACACTATATTCACTGGCAAAACAAGAAAAGTAGCATCGGTTATTGGTTAAGCGAAAAGTTTCAAGGGAAAGGTATTATGTCTAGAGCAAATGAGGCGATGCTTTCCTACATCTTTGAGGAATTAGATTTAAATCGAGTGGAAATACGTGTAGCTACGGAAAACAAAAAATCAGAAGCTATTCCTGAACGCCTTGGATTTGAGTTGGAAGGCATTGCACGTAAAAGCGAAATCATTTATGGGCGTACTGTGGATCATAAGGTGTTTGCGAAAGTTCGAGATTAA
- a CDS encoding DUF4395 domain-containing protein, with protein MPTSIPKPLVLTNQWFIVASVLVAWIANQPATLFIPLVVGLISLFFKKNVVIELAKPFLKKPFNEYPQEDVAQQQFNQWIAVICQAVALVGAYSGITAVYFIFSGMVATAAFVAILGFCVGCFIRFQWQQYRYRRSQKSA; from the coding sequence ATGCCGACCTCGATACCTAAACCATTAGTATTGACGAATCAATGGTTCATCGTGGCATCCGTCCTTGTGGCATGGATCGCCAACCAACCAGCAACTTTATTTATTCCACTAGTTGTAGGACTGATTAGTTTATTTTTTAAAAAGAATGTTGTTATAGAATTAGCCAAACCTTTTTTAAAGAAACCATTTAATGAATACCCACAAGAAGATGTAGCGCAACAGCAGTTTAATCAGTGGATTGCGGTAATTTGCCAAGCGGTGGCTCTAGTAGGTGCATACTCTGGAATTACTGCAGTATACTTCATCTTCTCTGGAATGGTTGCAACTGCAGCGTTTGTAGCAATTTTAGGATTTTGCGTTGGATGTTTTATAAGGTTCCAATGGCAACAATATAGATACCGTAGAAGTCAAAAAAGTGCATAG
- a CDS encoding DUF4179 domain-containing protein: MTRLEDQFLKDKQKLEQLQVPTDLADRLQGALDQVPTRKPKKPFRPMVLTSAAILFLSLGTYHYSGLAYYGKQIIGYDEVSRETLTSLHEEGKGQVIDEQITLSDGTVVSFDAILSDENQFIFYYSMENDEEIEHSNFTINKISGFLTDSMRTYSVSSKVRGTQIITTQAFEPVNGFAKKLTLHYTDSTGEAGTFTFNYDANKALQTTLKKSINHKVQVDKGHFVINDLIATPTETLITGKVHVSNYGRISTSGSGLALYANGKPLNPLGGGSSSNGITTKAEWRFDALPKDLTKLEIVVEEFIGYKNLDTFVSMDSIPKTHSFNNSLYVLFKEIKLQDNNMHVTIQTEENVLLDDVSISTISGAKIDLQTTINSALIKTQKGELLKERTLVFPTNEKMEELYIGGMHYLKDYQEVVDVHLK, translated from the coding sequence ATGACTAGATTGGAAGATCAATTCTTAAAAGACAAGCAAAAATTGGAGCAATTGCAGGTTCCAACTGACCTAGCAGACCGATTACAGGGAGCGCTTGATCAAGTGCCGACTAGAAAGCCAAAAAAACCATTCCGACCAATGGTGCTCACTTCAGCAGCTATTTTGTTCTTATCTCTTGGGACCTATCATTATAGCGGATTAGCTTATTACGGAAAGCAGATTATAGGGTATGATGAAGTTTCTCGAGAAACGTTAACATCCCTACACGAAGAGGGAAAAGGTCAGGTAATAGATGAGCAGATTACGTTGAGCGATGGGACTGTTGTCTCTTTTGATGCCATTCTGTCGGATGAGAATCAGTTTATTTTTTACTATTCGATGGAAAATGACGAAGAAATCGAACATTCAAATTTCACTATTAATAAAATTTCTGGATTTTTAACTGATAGCATGCGTACTTACAGTGTATCTTCAAAAGTTAGAGGCACCCAAATAATCACAACTCAAGCTTTTGAACCGGTCAATGGGTTTGCAAAAAAATTAACATTGCATTATACAGACTCTACCGGAGAAGCAGGAACATTTACATTTAATTATGATGCCAACAAAGCTTTACAGACTACTTTAAAGAAATCGATTAATCATAAAGTTCAGGTGGACAAAGGACATTTTGTCATTAACGATTTGATTGCGACTCCGACAGAAACACTCATTACTGGTAAAGTACATGTTAGCAATTATGGACGTATATCTACTTCTGGATCTGGTTTGGCTTTATACGCTAATGGAAAACCTCTAAATCCTCTAGGTGGTGGTTCCTCTTCTAACGGAATTACTACGAAAGCTGAATGGCGATTTGACGCTTTACCAAAAGATTTAACTAAACTTGAAATTGTGGTAGAAGAGTTTATAGGATATAAAAATTTAGACACTTTCGTTTCAATGGATTCCATACCAAAAACACATAGCTTCAATAATTCTCTATATGTGCTATTTAAGGAGATAAAACTGCAAGACAATAATATGCACGTGACAATTCAAACAGAAGAAAATGTATTATTAGATGATGTATCAATCAGTACAATTAGCGGAGCAAAGATAGATTTACAAACAACTATTAATTCGGCACTTATAAAAACGCAAAAAGGAGAACTTCTAAAAGAAAGGACACTAGTTTTTCCAACTAATGAAAAAATGGAAGAATTATATATTGGAGGAATGCATTACTTAAAGGATTACCAAGAAGTAGTCGATGTTCATTTAAAATAA
- a CDS encoding RNA polymerase sigma factor — MIIKDLVKSAKQGNKEALLTLILEDKDDYYRLAYSYVGNQHDAMDAMEDMIVKIYEKIHQLRKPEMFYSWSRSILVNSCKDQLRKRKKIILVDEFATTADAHNPHTQQEAVLEVHYLLEHINEHQREAITLKYLHDLDYKTIAAITNVSIGTVKSRIFQGMNKLRDIVRRDLND, encoded by the coding sequence ATGATTATCAAGGATTTAGTAAAGAGCGCAAAACAAGGAAATAAAGAAGCGCTCCTGACACTAATTTTAGAAGATAAAGACGATTACTACCGATTAGCCTATTCCTATGTTGGAAACCAACACGATGCGATGGATGCAATGGAAGATATGATCGTAAAAATATATGAAAAGATACATCAATTAAGGAAGCCTGAGATGTTTTATAGCTGGAGTCGTTCGATTTTGGTCAATAGTTGTAAAGATCAGTTAAGAAAAAGAAAGAAAATTATATTAGTAGATGAATTTGCCACTACGGCGGATGCACATAACCCACATACACAACAAGAAGCAGTGCTGGAAGTTCACTATTTGCTTGAACATATAAATGAACACCAACGGGAAGCCATCACCTTGAAGTATTTGCACGATCTAGATTATAAAACTATCGCTGCTATCACCAATGTTTCTATCGGAACAGTGAAGTCAAGGATTTTTCAAGGAATGAATAAATTGCGTGACATCGTTAGGAGGGATTTAAATGACTAG
- the rlmD gene encoding 23S rRNA (uracil(1939)-C(5))-methyltransferase RlmD: MSKFTAPVKKNDVVEVTAEDLTHEGLGVAKVDGYPIFTPNTLPGEKAEIRVVKTQKGYAFGRLQTLISESPDRVEPPCPIYSRCGGCQTQHLSYDGQLRAKQKQVKDLMKKVAKLPDVPVHPTIGMDEHPWNYRNKAQMPVGEQDGKLVAGFYAKRTHEIIDMDHCLIQQEKNDEVLQIVKAEAERLGVRPYDEKTHKGTLRHVMTRVGRTSGEIMVVLITRTPSFPQKEALVSALTEKISGLTSVVHNINNKRTNVIFGEETNTLWGADVIYDNIGDIRFAISARSFYQINSVQTKVLYDKALEYAQLTGEENVIDAYCGIGTISLFLAQQAKHVYGVEIVPEAIEDAKVNAKLNNISNATFEAGPAEVVIPNWYKNGITADVLVVDPPRKGCDQALLDTIMAMKPKRVVYVSCNPATLARDLRVLEDGGYKTVKVQPVDMFPQTSHVEAVAMLTLK; encoded by the coding sequence ATGAGTAAATTTACAGCACCAGTCAAAAAGAATGATGTCGTGGAAGTAACCGCGGAGGATTTAACGCATGAAGGGTTAGGAGTCGCGAAAGTAGATGGGTATCCTATATTCACACCCAATACCTTACCAGGTGAAAAAGCTGAAATCCGCGTTGTGAAGACGCAAAAAGGGTATGCGTTTGGTCGTTTACAGACATTGATTTCAGAAAGCCCAGATCGAGTAGAGCCACCTTGTCCTATTTATAGTCGTTGTGGAGGTTGTCAAACACAACATCTTTCCTATGATGGGCAGCTACGAGCGAAGCAAAAACAGGTAAAAGACTTAATGAAGAAAGTTGCGAAACTACCAGACGTTCCTGTTCATCCAACAATCGGAATGGACGAGCATCCTTGGAACTATCGTAATAAAGCGCAGATGCCAGTAGGAGAGCAGGATGGAAAGTTAGTGGCTGGATTTTATGCGAAGCGTACGCACGAGATTATTGATATGGATCATTGTTTAATTCAGCAGGAGAAGAACGATGAAGTATTGCAAATTGTGAAAGCAGAAGCGGAACGATTAGGGGTCCGTCCTTATGACGAGAAAACACATAAGGGAACGCTTCGCCACGTGATGACACGGGTTGGAAGAACTTCTGGAGAAATTATGGTGGTGCTGATTACTCGAACACCATCTTTCCCGCAGAAAGAAGCATTGGTAAGTGCTTTAACCGAAAAGATCTCTGGACTTACTTCAGTTGTCCACAATATTAATAATAAGCGAACAAATGTGATTTTTGGTGAGGAAACGAATACTTTATGGGGAGCGGATGTTATTTATGATAACATTGGCGACATTCGCTTTGCTATTTCAGCACGTTCGTTCTACCAGATTAATTCGGTTCAAACAAAGGTGTTATATGATAAAGCGTTAGAGTATGCACAGTTGACTGGTGAAGAAAATGTCATCGATGCATATTGTGGCATTGGGACGATTTCGTTATTCTTGGCACAGCAAGCAAAGCATGTATACGGAGTGGAGATTGTTCCAGAAGCTATTGAAGATGCGAAGGTAAATGCAAAGTTAAACAACATCTCCAATGCTACTTTTGAGGCGGGACCTGCTGAAGTTGTTATTCCTAATTGGTATAAAAACGGAATTACGGCTGATGTGTTAGTAGTAGACCCACCAAGAAAAGGCTGCGATCAAGCTTTATTAGATACCATTATGGCTATGAAACCAAAGCGTGTGGTGTATGTGTCGTGTAATCCAGCAACGTTAGCTAGAGATTTACGCGTGTTAGAAGATGGTGGATATAAGACTGTGAAAGTGCAGCCTGTAGATATGTTCCCGCAGACAAGTCATGTCGAGGCAGTCGCCATGCTGACCTTAAAATAG
- a CDS encoding acyl carrier protein: MRNIDKYKHAFITALDIEESEVREDLALGDIREWDSIGHMGLISEMEDVFDVSIDAEWMTEFNSYSSGLELLKRLGVDFINE; the protein is encoded by the coding sequence ATGAGAAACATAGACAAATATAAACATGCATTTATTACTGCACTCGATATAGAAGAAAGTGAAGTAAGAGAAGATCTAGCACTTGGCGATATTAGAGAATGGGACTCTATTGGACATATGGGACTTATTTCTGAGATGGAAGATGTGTTTGACGTTTCCATCGATGCGGAGTGGATGACAGAATTTAACTCTTATAGTTCAGGGCTGGAATTATTGAAACGCTTAGGAGTGGACTTTATTAATGAATAG